The DNA segment TGGTCCGAGAATCCGAGCTTCCCTTCTCATAAATCCAAATATTTTTGCGACAGCATCACCTAGACCATTAAAGAATAAAATGTCTTCGGAGGTGATTTGAGCCCCACCCCTTTCATTCACTTTTTCTGCTAAAAACTTACGAGTGTTTTCGTCACCTTGTGTTGCAGTATAAGCCCAAGATTTATTTTGGTTCACAAGTCCGCTGACGATGTCTTTCATCCAATTGGGAACACTTTCCCCTTTTTGGATTGGGTCCCCGATGTTTTCCCAGGTAATGGAAACACCCATGGCTTCGATTTGTTTGGCAAGTGCCACAATCTGGCGAATTTCGTAAATGAGGGCGTCTGCACCCGAATGGACTATATTTCTTCTCATAAAATTATTTGCCCTTTTGGTAGGCTGCTTCCACCAAAGGGATCGATAATTCCATCTCTTGGGTATCCCGTAATATCTTCAACCGTAAGACGCCCCCAAGACCAACAAGTCCCACTTGTTCTCGTAAATCGTTAATATGGCGTACAGAGAGTCCATTTGCGCCTTCAATGAAGTCATATCGACGTAAACCACCCTTCTCAGCTGCCGAATTGGGTTCTATGTCATACACAAGAACACCCACAGCATCGTTTGGAATTCCTAAGGATTTTCTGTGGTCTGGCAGAGGGGTTGTTGCCATCACACCGAGGGTAGCAGGACGAATGTTTTGGCCTACGTTTTGTTCAATTTGACGGAGCACTCTTTTTGCATAATTGATAGGAATGGCAAATCCAATCCCAGCACTGGCCCCACTTGAGGAACGAATCATACGATTGATCCCAACAACCTCACCGTAAATATTAAGCAGCGGTCCTCCGCTGGAACCAGGATTGATTGCGGTATCGGTTTGGATATGGGTTTGGCCTGTTTCATCTAAGTCTTCCCTAGATTTTGCAGACACAACACCAACAGTGAAAGTTTTTTCTAAACCATAAGGCGAACCAACGGCAATGGCCCAATCTCCCACTTCGATTTCATCAGAATTCCCTAAGAAGGCGGGAATGAATTTATCTTCGCTCGGTATTTTGAGAAGGGCTATGTCTGCCCGTTCATGGCTACCCACATAACGTGCCGGGAAGATCCTTCCATCGGACATGATGATTTCGATGATCTCGGCATTTTTGATAACGTGGTAATTGGTAACAACAAACCCACGTTCATCAATGATGAACCCACTGCCAATGGATGAAATTCGATCTTCCCGACTTTCGCCAAAAGCGTAAGGATGGAAAATCATTTCTGTTTTTTTGGTTCGGATTGAGACAACAAATTGTTGGGCCTCTCGGTATACATTTCGAAAACTCGATTGGATTTGGATGGCTTGGCTCTGTTTGCTTGCAGAGATCGGTTTGGGAGAAGAAAAGAGTTTTGTGACAGCTGAACGAATCTCAGGGAAAAAAATTGCGAACAAAAGTACAAAGACTAAGGCAAAGTTAATGTAGACGACTGGTGGAATCGAATTTTTTCTTTCCATAGAATGCCAAAACCCCTTCCACTTTTGCCGATTCCACTCCCGTGTCGAACTAAAAAGAAGAAATTGATCATGACAATCTCGGTCTTTCCTTTTTTTCTCACTAGTTGTTTGCCCTATTTATACCACTTGGGGAAGGAACAATCTGCAATCATTTTAGGCAGAGAAAAAATCGAAATGGTATTAAACAAACCAAACATCGATTCTAAAACAAAAGAAAAATTAAACTTAATCCGTGAAGTAAGGAAGTATGCCATCGAGGAACTTGCGCTAAACGAAAACGGTGGATTTGAATACTTCACCAAACTTGAACGTGACGAGATCGGATGGAATGTCAGCGCTTCGGAATCCCTAGCTCTCAAATCCTATACTTGGTGGTTTCCCATTGCAGGAACAGTTCCTTACAAAGGGTTCTTCAATAAAGAGATGGCGATTGAGTTAGAAAATGAACTCAAAAATAAAGGGTATGATACAAGGATTCGTGCCATTGGTGGATACTCCACATTAGGTTGGTTTTCAGACCCTGTATTATCTCCACAACTAAGTTGGCCTGACCATCGTTTGGTGGGACTTGTCATCCACGAAATGGCACATGCAACTGCTTATTTGCCAGGTGATACCACACTAAATGAATCCTATGCAAGTTTCGTAGAAGAAATAGGAACTGAACGTTTTTATCTAAAAAAAGAAGGAGAAAAAAGTCCTCACTTAGAAAAATTCAAAAAAGAAAAAGCAAGAAGAGAAACTACCATCCAATTACTTAAATTTTATGCAGATCGCCTAAAAGAGATTTACGAAAGTGACAAAAATTCGGAATCCAAATTACTCTTAAAACAAAGTACAATCTCTCAATTCAAAAACAAAGTGATTGAAGATAAATTAATCCCAGAAGAAAAATCAAAAGAATTTTTAGTGCGAGATTGGAACAATGAAGACTTTCTGGGAGCCCTTCGTTACCATTCTGGTGAAGTAAGTTTTAATCATCTATATGCAAAGGCAAATTATGATTTAAAATTATTCCACAAAGAAGTAAAAAATCTTTTTGATCTTCCTGAAGACTTACGGAAAGATTTTCTAAATCAATCCAATTAGTCTTCAATCATTGCAGAAGTATAAAGTCGATACCCAATCCAATTTCGATCATCCATAGAATATGATTTTGCTGCATTTTTACCTTCAATTAAACGGATGTGTAAAGGTTTTTCCAACTCTTCTTTGGCCAGAAATTGACGGATAAAATATAAATTATGAACTCCATTTTGATTACCAGAGTGTAAGACAAATAAACCTTTGTTTTGTTGTCCCAAATAGTAGGCTATGCCACTAAAATCATTGGTAAATTGCAAAGAAGGTCCAATTTTCTGATTTGCATACACAATTGCGGTTTGTGAAGATTTGGATTTTGTATCCATTAATGGATGTGAATCTAAACATAAATAATTGAAAGAACACCAACCCAATTCCGAAAAATCTACTTTGAATGAAGATTCAATATCTTTTACACCATTTGTTTCCCACTGCACCAAACCTGCACTGATCTCATTTTCCAATGAATTACGAAATCCTAATGTTGTTACCTTGGGATTTTTTGGAGAAATGTCTTTAAATTTAAGACTAGGGTTTGTTAAAAAATCGGAAACGGCAGAAACAGAATAATACTCTGTATCGGGAATTGCAAATGGAACCACTGAATGGATTCCTGAGGCAAATAGATAATGACGATTTTTCTGGTTTAATCGTAAATTAGTTCTATATTTATCGGCCAAAGATTCTCTTAAGATAACTTCTTGGTTACCTGATTCCGAGGAACGAAAGTATCTCACCAATTCTCTATAGAGTAATTTATTATCAGGGAACAATTCCCTACCCAAAGACTTACCTTGTGCAAAACTTAATAGATACGTTTTACGTCCCAAATCAAAAATACCATGGAACTCTTGATTGGTTACCATTTTCTTTTTTAAACGTTCTGCAAATAAATCAAAGTTTGGGAGATGTTTGAGGTAAAGGTCTTGGTTTGAAAATCTTTCTGAAGTATAACGAAAAATTTCTCTTGCGATCGCAATATCAAAAAAACTTTCCGAGTTATTTTTCTCTAAACATTTTTGCAACAGGTAGTAGAATAAGAATTCGTATTCTGACTTTAACTCAGGGCTTATGAATTCATTGCGATTTCTTCTATTGAAATCATTAAGTAAGGAAATGTATTCTTCTGGTTTCTTAGATAAAGCAGATTCATAAACTTTGCTAAATAGATTCCCTGATCGAACTTCTTTTTTGGATTGGTTTCTTAAATAATCTCGCTTCCATAAAAAATCTGTCCACTTTGTGACCCAAAAAACATTCCCTTCCCCCAATTCAGAATGAGTATGCTGGATTTTAGAAACCAATTGTTCTGCCAATTCCCAATCACCACGTAAGTACAGCGCTTTTGCCAATTCCAACTGAAAAAATAACGATCTATAAGTTCGTCCTTCGTTTTGTTCCATCTGTAAAAGTAATTCAAACAATGAATTCACTTCTTGGTTCTTTTGGAACGGTATAGATCGTAAAATCATATGAAAGAACAAAGTTCGATTTAAATGGGAGAGTTTTGATAGAACAGATTGTCCGTTTGTCAAATATTCAGGTGTTAAAGCTAAAACTTCTGAATACCCAGTTTGTAACTGTTCTTTCCAAGTTGTATATAACCTTAAACGATAAGTATCATATATGGAATCAGAATATCCAAATTTTGTAAAATCTCTGGATAGGATTTTTTCATCAAACATGTTCCAATCTTTTTTGAATCCATAATTATATGCAGATGTGGAAGTAAGATTCGTAAGATATATCTCTTTATCACCGAATACAAATGCTTTGTGAAAGAAAATTTCCAAAATTCGATTCTTTAAGACATTTTTTTCTTTGGATGTCTTTACCAGTTTAGCCAATTTTTTAGTTTGTTCGTCAGCTTCCACAAACATATAATTTTGGATATATAAACTTCCCAATCGATATGCTTGCAAAAACGGATCTTCTTCTCTTTCAACTTTTATTCGCAATTCATCCTTTGAATTAAAATCTCTTAGTTTTCCAGTTCTTAATTGTGAATAAAATTCAAGAGCACCTAAGTAAGTATCTCTTTCTTCACCAATGAAATCGGATGGTTTATAACCACAATCTTCCTTCTCCTTAGTAGAAAAACAGGATACTAAAAATTCATAACGAACTTGGTTTTGGAATGGTAAATCTTTGTACTTTCTCCAAAGAGGGCGAAATATCGAACGTTTGGGAATGTTTGGGAATATTTCTGCACGTATCCTTGCCAATCTCAACTCCAAGGAAGGTAATAAGGGACTACCATCATCTAACAAAGTAGATGCGGTATAATAATTTTCATATGCCTCATTCAATTCTTTTGATTTTTCATTTTGGTATCCAAGATCGATAAATGATTTTGCTGTTTCTATCAAACTTTCAGATGATATAGAAAACGGTTTCCAATTTCCTATAAAAATCTGATTGTCTTTTTTTAAGTACTGTTCCAGTTTCGAAGGAGTAAAATCTGAATTTTTATCTTCTTTAAATGAAACTATATTCTGAATTCTTTTGGTTCTTAAGATTTCATAAATGAGTCCAATTTGATTCCACTGTGATTCTGTTTTAAAGTTACTCAGATCAAAACCGACAATGGATATCTCAGAACCACTTCCTTGGAACAATTCTCTGAGTGGTAAAACTTGTGAAAGTTCATCACCAAACAAGCTTGTTTGACGGCTTAAATTTTCCTTAGATACCAAATAATCTGTATCGGAAAGTAAAATTCCTAAATTGCCTTTTGGCACCGCACGGATATGGGTGTCCTTCTTAAGTTCCTGTTTCTCTCCGTAAACAGTTACCCATTTAAATCGACGCTCATTCCGTTCACTGAATAATTGGATATGATTACGATCAAATATAACAGTTGGATACCGCTCTTTTTGTTTGCTTAATTCAATTAGTTTCTGAAGAGTTTCTCCTTTGTTTTGTTTTCCCAATAATTGGATTTTTGGCGACGTGGGATTCATATTGGGTAAACACAAACCCAACTCTTGTTTTTCATCACATTTTGTATGAACAATTTTCCCATCTTGCCAGTAGAAAGTATGGATTGTGTTTCCGAATTGGTAATATCCATTCCAATCTGGGAAATAGGATTCACTAACAGCTCGTCTAGGCTCAAAAAAAGCAGTCCGTTCGGGAGATACAGATTTTAGTTTACCTATGATTTTACCTAATTTAGCCGATTCTTCATTTTCTTGTTTTAAGAGTGGCCTAATATCTTCGCGTTTGATTGTTTTTTCAATGATTTGATTTGATACTTTTTTATAACCTTTATACCATCTCAAAAGATCTTGGTAATTTAAATTGAGTTTTGAATCTTCAAACTCAAATTGTGCGGATATTAGATCTCTAAAAATTTCCAAACTTCTGTAATTTTCCCAAAGATTTACTATTGGATTTATTTCTGAATTCTTCAAATGAATCTCTGAAAAAGTTTGAATGAAATTTTCCAACCTAACCTTAGGAGTGAACATTCTGACTGATAAGTTTGATTGGTAAGACTGTAATGCTTCTTTTAAATATGGATCTGAGTTAGAGGGATTTTGTGAAACTTTGGTTTGCCATTTTGTTCGCATTACGTTCGACCAAAACTTTTCTTCATCCAATCGAAATTCAAATGCCAATTCAGCGGTTTCTTTCCATTTTTTCTCTGCCATGATATTGTCACCTAACATCATATAAATAGAATATAGGTTTAATAAAACACGCACTCTAGTTTGTCTTGAAATGGGATCACTCACCAGACCGATTAATTTTGGATCAACTAGTCCTGGATTTTCTAATAATGGAATTGCTTCTGCTAATTGCGGTAAATATTCTTTTCCTTCTCTTTCATTTTGGAGAGCTAAATAATACAATCCAAGTCCATAGTATAAATCAAAATTTGGATTTGTTATCCTGAAGTTAATTTCACAGGTTTCATTCGCAAGTTTACAATTTTTTAACTCTCTGTTTTTCCAGGAATTTAAGTCTTCGAAATATGATTTCAAAGTAATTTTTTTATATGGTTCCGATAGGTTATCAGTTTCTTGTACAACAAAAGCAGAATGACTATAATTATGAAAGACTCGGTCTAAATCCTTGTTAGATGCAGATTCAAGTAAATAATCAACTAACTCTCGGTAACGATCATTTGCTTCACTTGGCAAATTACTTCTTTGGTATATCTGCGCTTCTACCTGTCTTGATTTTGCTAGTATATTTTTTCCAATGATCGTTCCATCTAAACCTTCCGAGGTTATTAATTTATTCCTAATTTGGATTTCGTTGAGAGCGGAAACATATTCCTCTTGTTCAATATGATTTTCTATCCGAACACCAAGAGTTAACAAATATTTAAAGTCATTTGGGAATTCGCCAGGAAAACGACCATCACCAATCACACGTACGTTATCACCTAAAAATAGATTCCAAGGACTCCATTTTTTCCATCGCGAATAAAGGGATACATTCGTTGATTTATATTCTGATTCTGCCAAATGTAACATCTGATAAGAGTCCCGAAATCTTCCACTTTTCTGAAAGGCAATCGCGAGATAATTGGATAAGTTTATTGGACTTATGAATTTTACATCCTTGTTATAAGCAATGGCTGTTTGAAATGAGACAATCGAATCTTCATAAAGACCAAACTCCAATTCAGATAAACCACGTAACGCAAAGAGTAATGCTAATTTGGATCGTATTGCATTCAATTGCGCTTGTGTAATTGAATTTGGATCTTGGGCATACTGGTTTACAAATTGATAGTATTCATTTTTAAAATATATATCGATTGATTTTGAAAATTGTTCAGATGCCTTTTTGTATTGTCCCTGGTAGATCAGGGATTTACCATAATTAAAACGATAGATTGCTTCTTGTTTATAACCTTCGAATTGGTTTTTGGAAGACAAAGTTGAAGAATTATCTTCCACTTTACGATAACTTTCATTGGCTTTTGGATAATTGTTTAATAAAAAATAATTATTCCCTAAATTAAGATTTAAATCAGATATTACTTTCTTATTAGGATACTCATCTCCAAGAAACACCAAGATTTGATTATATAACTCAATATTTGCTTCTAAATTTTTATCTGGAAAATATTTCTTATATAAACTTTCGTAAACTTCAAAATCAACATTCCCTGAATTGGGGTCCTTTTGTAGTTTCATCAAATCTACATATTGGTATAACCAACCTAGCAATTGGTAAGCATCATAATGAGTGGGATCTGCATAAATGATCCATCGTAATTCTAATTCTGCACGTTTGAAATTTTCTAATATTTCGGCTTTTCGCACATCAGTCATCGTACCAGTAGAATAATAATACGATTCATAGGTAACATACTTATTGATTAGGTAATATGAATAACCATATAGCGTAGCTAAATCTAAATATGGCCGAGCCCTAGGTACCGCTTGTTTATAATATAACTCTGTCCAATTGAGAGCTTTTCCAGATAGGACTTCAATTTTTTCAAAATCTTTGATATTTACAATGTTTCGGACTAGTTCCCTATCTGTAACGATGGAAGTGATATTGGCTAAATTCCCAATGACATTGAGTTTATCTTTACTTAAAATATTGATTTGATTGAGTAACGCACGTTCTTCTTCTTCTCGAATTTTTTTTCCGTAACTAAAAATGGTATCTACCATTTTCCGTTGGTAATAAATTGCATATTCTTTGTATAAGGAATCCAAATATAAATTCCTAGTTTTGACTAGAAACATGTTTTGGTTATTAAAGAAATAGTGAAACGAAGATTGTAGCAAATCTCCAATTCTTTCAAATTCCACTGCCTTGTTTTCAAAATAAAAAAAGGCACTTTTGATGTCTTCAGCGCCCAAATCAACACCGAGTAATGGATCATAAAACTCTAAATAAATTTTTAAGTTTCTCAAAGCATCAGAAGTAT comes from the Leptospira ellinghausenii genome and includes:
- a CDS encoding PD40 domain-containing protein; the protein is MKPIQKVFPLSLLLLILVTINCALFQSKVKYANVNFDYSAISKNYFSPTQSKPFPLTVQRGNNLYSSTTKDGRYLFYATDQKGNFDVWFRDLQSSIVVPITDNPFSESKPAISPDGKYLVFVSEEFDSEGDLILLQIEPEEWIQEYLKGHRFINDEFINLTNLPNQKGEYHKGIIDTDPVWSPDGKTIYFISDRFTPGLPNLCSIQLDKPTQIKQITSMGVTSPYVSSDGQSVLVVSYNENKFGEIYQIQLADGNTKRITNDQYLDFSPTIDNRSKNLYFSSIRKDTNGNGRLDERDHSLLVKKNLSTGEERVLSSGETSNFDVRYSNFNGGSILFSASYFNAINIYFIPENGSIPKQPNIKEQYQYSKFLAPGQSIESYFLALDSVELFYSEDPLYPIYEAQVSLLKYATLKRIGKNEEALQLIREYKRKVELDKNIFAIILIKWNEAKQTRSTFNLLNEIRQSSELKFPTDGEAMLYHLYADYLENEKQITNAKEVLFKIYQTYPSYHQIDEIKRRLGGYDFNPNTYQLSKLYEEMIDTWEKEKSLYLSDLNHSFSNDRKRDLRYLLEDVISKISDNKNSEVILSYVNSILDSKESEKQNVFRHTLLYIKAKALSDLRRYNESNLTLDSIIPIPLQIDLEPPGKPSVFETRSYMAEYKNPILLRANLLKYYNQKAAGNTSDALRNLKIYLEFYDPLLGVDLGAEDIKSAFFYFENKAVEFERIGDLLQSSFHYFFNNQNMFLVKTRNLYLDSLYKEYAIYYQRKMVDTIFSYGKKIREEEERALLNQINILSKDKLNVIGNLANITSIVTDRELVRNIVNIKDFEKIEVLSGKALNWTELYYKQAVPRARPYLDLATLYGYSYYLINKYVTYESYYYSTGTMTDVRKAEILENFKRAELELRWIIYADPTHYDAYQLLGWLYQYVDLMKLQKDPNSGNVDFEVYESLYKKYFPDKNLEANIELYNQILVFLGDEYPNKKVISDLNLNLGNNYFLLNNYPKANESYRKVEDNSSTLSSKNQFEGYKQEAIYRFNYGKSLIYQGQYKKASEQFSKSIDIYFKNEYYQFVNQYAQDPNSITQAQLNAIRSKLALLFALRGLSELEFGLYEDSIVSFQTAIAYNKDVKFISPINLSNYLAIAFQKSGRFRDSYQMLHLAESEYKSTNVSLYSRWKKWSPWNLFLGDNVRVIGDGRFPGEFPNDFKYLLTLGVRIENHIEQEEYVSALNEIQIRNKLITSEGLDGTIIGKNILAKSRQVEAQIYQRSNLPSEANDRYRELVDYLLESASNKDLDRVFHNYSHSAFVVQETDNLSEPYKKITLKSYFEDLNSWKNRELKNCKLANETCEINFRITNPNFDLYYGLGLYYLALQNEREGKEYLPQLAEAIPLLENPGLVDPKLIGLVSDPISRQTRVRVLLNLYSIYMMLGDNIMAEKKWKETAELAFEFRLDEEKFWSNVMRTKWQTKVSQNPSNSDPYLKEALQSYQSNLSVRMFTPKVRLENFIQTFSEIHLKNSEINPIVNLWENYRSLEIFRDLISAQFEFEDSKLNLNYQDLLRWYKGYKKVSNQIIEKTIKREDIRPLLKQENEESAKLGKIIGKLKSVSPERTAFFEPRRAVSESYFPDWNGYYQFGNTIHTFYWQDGKIVHTKCDEKQELGLCLPNMNPTSPKIQLLGKQNKGETLQKLIELSKQKERYPTVIFDRNHIQLFSERNERRFKWVTVYGEKQELKKDTHIRAVPKGNLGILLSDTDYLVSKENLSRQTSLFGDELSQVLPLRELFQGSGSEISIVGFDLSNFKTESQWNQIGLIYEILRTKRIQNIVSFKEDKNSDFTPSKLEQYLKKDNQIFIGNWKPFSISSESLIETAKSFIDLGYQNEKSKELNEAYENYYTASTLLDDGSPLLPSLELRLARIRAEIFPNIPKRSIFRPLWRKYKDLPFQNQVRYEFLVSCFSTKEKEDCGYKPSDFIGEERDTYLGALEFYSQLRTGKLRDFNSKDELRIKVEREEDPFLQAYRLGSLYIQNYMFVEADEQTKKLAKLVKTSKEKNVLKNRILEIFFHKAFVFGDKEIYLTNLTSTSAYNYGFKKDWNMFDEKILSRDFTKFGYSDSIYDTYRLRLYTTWKEQLQTGYSEVLALTPEYLTNGQSVLSKLSHLNRTLFFHMILRSIPFQKNQEVNSLFELLLQMEQNEGRTYRSLFFQLELAKALYLRGDWELAEQLVSKIQHTHSELGEGNVFWVTKWTDFLWKRDYLRNQSKKEVRSGNLFSKVYESALSKKPEEYISLLNDFNRRNRNEFISPELKSEYEFLFYYLLQKCLEKNNSESFFDIAIAREIFRYTSERFSNQDLYLKHLPNFDLFAERLKKKMVTNQEFHGIFDLGRKTYLLSFAQGKSLGRELFPDNKLLYRELVRYFRSSESGNQEVILRESLADKYRTNLRLNQKNRHYLFASGIHSVVPFAIPDTEYYSVSAVSDFLTNPSLKFKDISPKNPKVTTLGFRNSLENEISAGLVQWETNGVKDIESSFKVDFSELGWCSFNYLCLDSHPLMDTKSKSSQTAIVYANQKIGPSLQFTNDFSGIAYYLGQQNKGLFVLHSGNQNGVHNLYFIRQFLAKEELEKPLHIRLIEGKNAAKSYSMDDRNWIGYRLYTSAMIED
- a CDS encoding S1C family serine protease is translated as MERKNSIPPVVYINFALVFVLLFAIFFPEIRSAVTKLFSSPKPISASKQSQAIQIQSSFRNVYREAQQFVVSIRTKKTEMIFHPYAFGESREDRISSIGSGFIIDERGFVVTNYHVIKNAEIIEIIMSDGRIFPARYVGSHERADIALLKIPSEDKFIPAFLGNSDEIEVGDWAIAVGSPYGLEKTFTVGVVSAKSREDLDETGQTHIQTDTAINPGSSGGPLLNIYGEVVGINRMIRSSSGASAGIGFAIPINYAKRVLRQIEQNVGQNIRPATLGVMATTPLPDHRKSLGIPNDAVGVLVYDIEPNSAAEKGGLRRYDFIEGANGLSVRHINDLREQVGLVGLGGVLRLKILRDTQEMELSIPLVEAAYQKGK
- a CDS encoding aminopeptidase; translated protein: MPKPLPLLPIPLPCRTKKKKLIMTISVFPFFLTSCLPYLYHLGKEQSAIILGREKIEMVLNKPNIDSKTKEKLNLIREVRKYAIEELALNENGGFEYFTKLERDEIGWNVSASESLALKSYTWWFPIAGTVPYKGFFNKEMAIELENELKNKGYDTRIRAIGGYSTLGWFSDPVLSPQLSWPDHRLVGLVIHEMAHATAYLPGDTTLNESYASFVEEIGTERFYLKKEGEKSPHLEKFKKEKARRETTIQLLKFYADRLKEIYESDKNSESKLLLKQSTISQFKNKVIEDKLIPEEKSKEFLVRDWNNEDFLGALRYHSGEVSFNHLYAKANYDLKLFHKEVKNLFDLPEDLRKDFLNQSN